In Oncorhynchus gorbuscha isolate QuinsamMale2020 ecotype Even-year linkage group LG02, OgorEven_v1.0, whole genome shotgun sequence, a single genomic region encodes these proteins:
- the LOC123993225 gene encoding shaker-related potassium channel tsha2-like has translation MTVVSRENQDETVVVPPRYQDDCDVERGDQECSERVVINISGLRFETQLKTLSRFPSTLLGDPRKRMRFFDPLRNEYFFDRNRPSFDAILYYYQSGGRLRRPVNVTMDIFMEEIKFYEIEEEVIEMFKEDEGMIREVERPMPDNEFQRQMWLLFEYPDSSGPARMIAVVSVSVILISILIFCLETLPRFREDHSTDIELSNHLITNGTTRHKKKNPLTDPFFMVESLCIVWFSFEFLMRFLSCPSKPAFFKNAMNVIDILAIAPYFITLGLELAELQGAGSEQAMSLAILRVIRLVRVFRIFKLSRHSKGLQILGQTLNASISELGLLIFFLLIGVILFSSAAYFAETDDPESGFTSIPAAFWWAVVSMTTVGYGDMCPVTIGGKIVGSMCAIAGVLTIALPVPVIVSNFNYFYHRERNDEDTAVYTHVTCGQQNTSFGEFKSTSDSKQSLAKSEYIEDDSLETLRFTNFSPYEHYTGKLTDV, from the coding sequence ATGACTGTTGTATCCCGTGAGAACCAGGACGAGACTGTGGTAGTCCCTCCCCGGTACCAAGATGATTGCGACGTGGAGCGGGGCGACCAGGAGTGTAGCGAGAGGGTCGTCATCAACATCTCCGGGCTGCGCTTCGAAACACAACTGAAGACCCTCTCGCGCTTTCCTTCTACGCTATTGGGAGACCCACGTAAAAGGATGCGCTTCTTCGATCCGTTGAGAAATGAGTACTTTTTCGACAGGAATAGACCCAGCTTTGATGCTATCCTTTATTATTACCAGTCCGGGGGAAGGCTTAGGAGACCTGTCAACGTTACCATGGACATTTTCATGGAAGAAATCAAATTTTATGAAATCGAAGAGGAGGTCATAGAGATGTTCAAAGAAGATGAAGGTATGATTAGAGAGGTGGAACGTCCGATGCCTGACAACGAGTTTCAGCGCCAGATGTGGTTGTTGTTTGAGTACCCCGACAGCTCGGGGCCTGCCCGGATGATCGCTGTTGTATCAGTCAGTGTGATTTTGATATCCATACTGATCTTCTGTTTGGAGACATTGCCACGGTTCAGGGAAGATCACAGCACAGACATAGAACTCAGTAATCACCTCATCACAAATGGGACTACTcgccacaaaaaaaaaaatccgTTGACAGACCCGTTTTTTATGGTTGAGTCACTTTGCATCGTGTGGTTTTCCTTTGAATTTCTCATGAGGTTTTTATCGTGCCCTAGCAAACCGGCTTTCTTCAAAAACGCAATGAACGTCATTGACATATTAGCGATTGCTCCTTATTTCATCACCCTTGGACTTGAACTCGCTGAGCTACAGGGAGCGGGAAGCGAGCAGGCCATGTCGTTAGCCATACTCAGAGTAATCCGTTTGGTTCGAGTCTTCAGGATTTTCAAACTTTCCAGGCACTCCAAGGGTCTCCAAATCTTGGGCCAGACACTCAACGCCAGCATCAGCGAACTTGGTCTTTTGATATTCTTTCTTCTCATAGGGGTTATTCTGTTCTCCAGCGCTGCTTACTTTGCAGAGACAGACGACCCTGAATCGGGATTCACGAGTATCCCCGCCGCATTTTGGTGGGCGGTGGTGTCCATGACTACGGTTGGATACGGAGACATGTGCCCGGTTACTATTGGCGGCAAAATAGTGGGATCGATGTGTGCCATCGCCGGAGTGCTGACCATAGCCCTACCTGTCCCTGTCATCGTTTCCAATTTTAATTACTTCTATCACAGAGAACGCAATGATGAGGACACCGCCGTGTATACTCACGTGACTTGTGGTCAACAGAATACTTCATTTGGCGAATTCAAATCTACCAGCGACAGCAAACAGTCCCTAGCCAAATCAGAGTACATTGAAGATGATTCTCTCGAGACACTTAGATTTACTAACTTTAGCCCATATGAACATTACACTGGCAAGCTGACAGATGTATGA